The genomic region TTTGTTTTCCCTTGCAAATTTAATTGCCATAATTTTCCCTTCAATACCGCGCTCACCAAAACCACCGGGAACGAGTAATCCACTCATTCCTTCCAAATACTTTTCAGCTCCATCTTCTTCAATTTGTTCTGAATTAATAAATTTCATCCTTACTTTAGCATCGTTTTCTGCACCAGAATGAATAAAAGCCTCGCTGATACTTTTATATGCATCTACAAGATCTGTGTATTTACCACATACTGCAATATTAATTTCTTTTGATGGCTGTTTTACCTTTCGTACAAATTCCACCCATTCTTCAATTTTAATTTTGATGTCCGGCAGTTTAAGTCGTTTAAGCACAATCCTATCAAGTTTTTGCTTTTTTAAAACCAACGGAACTTCATAAATGGTAGAGCAATCAAATGCTGAAATAACAGATTTTGCATCAACATTGCAGAAAAGAGCAATCTTTTCTTTTAATTCATTGGCTATTTCTTTTTCAGATCGGCAGACTAAAATGTTTGGTTGTATACCAAGCGCAAGCAAATTTTTAACGCTATGTTGAGTTGGTTTAGTTTTTACTTCTCCTGCAGAATTAATATAAGGAACAAGTGTAACATGAATACTTAATGCGTTCTTTCTCCCAACTTCCATCATTAGTTGCCTCATGGCTTCAATAAATGGAAGACTTTCAATATCACCTACAGTACCACCAATTTCAGTAATTACAATATCATATTCGTTAGTTTCACCAAGCTGACGCATCCTGTTTTTAATTTCATCAGTTATATGTGGAATTACCTGAACAGTAGCTCCAAGATAATCTCCACGCCTTTCTTTG from Ignavibacteriales bacterium harbors:
- a CDS encoding CTP synthase; the protein is MAYKKKVKYIFVTGGVVSSLGKGITASSLGLLLKQRGFSVTIQKFDPYINVDPGTMNPFQHGEVYVTDDGAETDLDLGHYERFLDVNMSKANNTTTGQVYFNVISKERRGDYLGATVQVIPHITDEIKNRMRQLGETNEYDIVITEIGGTVGDIESLPFIEAMRQLMMEVGRKNALSIHVTLVPYINSAGEVKTKPTQHSVKNLLALGIQPNILVCRSEKEIANELKEKIALFCNVDAKSVISAFDCSTIYEVPLVLKKQKLDRIVLKRLKLPDIKIKIEEWVEFVRKVKQPSKEINIAVCGKYTDLVDAYKSISEAFIHSGAENDAKVRMKFINSEQIEEDGAEKYLEGMSGLLVPGGFGERGIEGKIMAIKFARENKIPFFGICLGLQCAVIDYARNVCGIKKANSAEFVKNKYNVIHIMPDQKKVKNLGGSMRLGAYPCNLKENTKAFEAYNSIEISERHRHRFEVNNDFREVLEQNGMIFSGLSPDGLLVEMIELQNHPWFVGCQFHPELKSRATKAHPLFREFVKASLIYSQSIKALS